GGGAAAAACCAATGCTCAAACGGGAAATTGCAAATATAGTCAGTAGGGGGATCTTACACAACCCAATGTCATCAAAGTTATATTTTAAGGGATACAAGCTAGAATCACATGCCTGGTATTTAATATTGTCCATCATACTCCCCATTATCCTTAAGTCTTAAGTCTGCAACTTTACTGTATTCTTCTTTCTCTTATATTTTCCACATAAATCTGTAATTTGCCGCCTTCCTGATGTTATTCTGTCAAGATTCCCTCATGTCCCTCTCTATACTTGGGTGTGAACGTAATCACAGGTTCCATTTCATTAATGGAATCTGTAACTCTATTTATTGTAATTTATGTATTTCCAATTTAAACCCAGAGCTTTTTATGATCAAGCATTTATGCTTCCAAATAATGTAAAtggcattgggttggatccaatgctggTCATTCACTGGCAGAACAGAAACTGCTAGTGAAATAGAGTTCTCTTCTCCAATGcagctccccaaatctgctccagggacTGGgggaccttctggagcagatctgggatatgcacaggggattccaggtgTGACACGAGGGCAAGGGAAATCCTGTTGCGCCAGTAGAGGTCCACTTGTGCAACATTGGACCCAATCCATAAGAAGCTTGTTTCCAGAGCTGTTTTGATAGCAGTGAAACTTGACAAAGCAGCATGGTAAACTACCTTTGCATTATATCCAACAAGTCAGCAAAGAAAGAGGATGGAAGCTAAtggattaaaagtaggaaatgaaTTCTGAAGATTTGAATGAAGCAAAAAGCACACACTAGTGTTTGGGCAAAATCTATGGTTTGGGGTGTTGTGTAGTTTGTATATCCATTCTATGGTATAGGGAAGCTGAATGGATAGAATCAAAACTGAAAAGCAAATTCAAGACGAAAAAGTAGTATTCATTTCTACTCTGAGCACATTTTGTTACATTCTTAGTGGAGGTAGCACTTTTAAAATGCTATGAATTTAGAAGGGTAAGAGATTACAGTAAAGAGtctgttctccctccccccaaatatgACATCAAGTTTCACAAGCAATAGCAGCAGCATGTATATATTGCAATTTTATTTCATCTGCTCAAACAAAACAAAGTTAGCATtttaagaaattttaaaatgaCACAATATGGTAAAAATAGCAGAGAATTAACTGAAAAACTCAAAAGGAGGTAAAActaaatgcatgaaaattcaacATTCATTAGTGTTTCATCTTCAGTTTTGATTGACACATGATGCTTGCAAACTTTTTGAACAATGAACTTTGTTTCATGACAACTCTGAAGAGATTTCAGCACCAGCACTAAGATTTGTACATTCAGTTTGTATGCAATTGACTTGTTAGCCACTTGTGTATGGATAGGACAGATTATCACAGATCAGATCACAGTGTTGAGGAAAGCAATACCTTCCTGGAATTAAAAGTGATCCCCTAAACCATATTCAGCTTAAGGCATCCGCTGTACAAAAGCACAGGAACCatcataacattttttttaaagaacagtaaTTAAAATAACCTGTAGCTAATTTTAATTACAGGAATATCTGGCAATGGCATAGCTGTCAATACAACAGCCTGAATTTACAGTTTAACTAAAACTGGATTTCCTGGAGTGGTCCAAGTCAGGATCACATACCTATGCATGTAGAAAGAGTACGAAGAcctctgtttctttttccttttacacAGAAATCATGTTAACTTTAGACCAAGGCACAAAACGTTTAGTGCATTAACCAATTTCGTTCAAAATCTACTAACTCAATTTTCTTACCTTTGGACCACTTACACCTATAACATTCTGCTAGACTATCTCTGAATTTTCTTTACAAACAAAATCAAACATGATTTCTGACAAGAGTAAGCATTTAAGGTTATACCGTTTAAACGAGTTATTTTTGAAAAGATGAAAATGCCTCCTCTTAATTTGGGAGCAACATTTCTTTGCCTTGAGATTTAAATGCCTTCAACTAATGCAtgcagagagattttttttaaagtaacaactGATTTGGGGTTATAGTTTATATGCCATATATCTGTTTTACAGAAATAGGGGGAATAGAGGATTCCTTCACTCAAACCTGTAAGCAGCAATAAGAGTTGTTCATTTGCTTTGGTGTCCAACAATTGGGAGTATATGCTAACTAAAGCCTGCCTGTGAACTAAACTGCATGGAACTAGAGAATCTAAGGGAAAAAAAGTAATTATGTCCAAAACCACAAGTTATTTTCAAATCAGCAGAGCTCACAAAATAAATATGGCACTATTTTAGCATGGGGAATTTAAGATACATTgggatgtatagattttgttGCACATTATTTGCCAAATCACAACATGTAAATTGAAGGATTATACACACTAACTTTGTAAAAGTCTGCATTGGctattttaataaaaaattagAAAATGGGTTAAGAGTTGAAACTTCCatcttcctaaaaacatactgaTGCCACCACTAGTCTTAAGACTTTTTCCATCTTGTGGCTTTGTGCGtcagtgtttgtttgttaacTACTTAGGTTCAATGCATGATTATAGGAGCAGGAGCAAGCGGTAGGATCATGTGCTCTCTTTACCCACCTCGTTCTCTGGTGTGAATTCTTCCCATTGGTCTTAAGCATGGTTACAGACTACATTGATATCAATGGTTTTTCAAATCCACCTCATTAAGGTTAAGGTTAATGACGATGTAAACCTTTACCACTGTtttgggagggagcaggaagaaTCTATGCTGGGAATgggataggggtgggggaagagcatGTGATCTCATGGCCTGCTCTCAATCAGTTATACTTAACCTGGGATTAAAGGTTTGGGATCATAAAATTTGCACTGATTAACGTTTTAAACCCCTAATTAAACAAGAACTTGCTTCAATACACAGTGCAAGTATTTGTTTTGGAAAGAACactattactttttttttataatgcctcttttaaaaatcACCTCTAAGAATAAACATGATGCTTAATGCTTAACATTATGTTAAGAAAAGAAGCAAAACCAATTGGGGTTTCCAGAACTGTTACTGAAGCATAATTAAGTTTGAAATACAAATGAAATGATACAAAAAGTATTAAGTACCTGGTTCTATTTAACATGGTTACTGATAAGTCACAACATTTTCCTTATTATTACACATGCATGCAATATAAGGAAAAATAGTGCAGCATTAATAcaaatctttaaataaaaaagtcACCCCTATTCCCAACCCTACACCTCCCAAGTTTTGCCTGGGCATTAACTAGGCCTTACTGTAAAAAGGCTACTTAATATTTGTGGCATGCAaggatgttttaaattaaaaagccaACTCTGTGGTTGTGTTATATTACAAAAATGTCTACATGCATAAATCTTAAAAGCTCAAAAACTATGGTAAATCTATAACAATCTAACAATTTACATTTGACCATTGATTTGTATTTCTGGAGAAGTCTTAGATTTGGTAAAGCATAACATTTTAGGAAGGCATCTACATCTTTATTCTCTGGATAGCGTTTGCATTTTTCTCTATAAAACTGCATGAAGGCTAACGAGAGAGGCTTCCGATTGTAAGATTCCAAAACTCGATATACCATCACATTCTAGATCTCTCATTTCAACAGTATTGTGTTTTACAGCACTCTCCTATCTGTTCTTTATTTTGTGAACCAAAGTCATGTTTGATCTTTAATTCATTGAAATACCCAATATGATAGGAAGACTAACCTGAGATACATTTGTACAACAGTATAACTCGCTAAATCCTTCCTTCATAAGAAAAACCTCTCTGAAAAGCCTTCCaagcttttcctcttttttttgtcTCTTAATGAACTGTGAATGTGCAGCTTCATCTTGGTATGAAAAAACATTTCAATGCACTGTGATCTTGTCTGACAGGTATAGGATTTTCTGCATAACTTGTTACCACAACTTAAGACTATTTTCCACCCTGCTGAAAAGTCAGAAAACAGTAGCAAAGGGAAAGGGTATCAGCATAGTGAGGTCTGAGAGTTTTCAGAATCTTGCTTTCCCCTTCTTCCAAGTGTATTTTCCATTGTCTTCTAACAGCTCACAAAATGTGGTTGATTTTGTGCCAAGACCAGTGGTCACAACGGCTTAGTCCTTGTCTTTCTACGCTGTATTCGACTTGCCCAGTTCTTGCCGGATTGctaatttaaagagaaaaacaAGCTGTTTAACTGCTGCAATGCCAGAAAAGAGAAACCATGATTTCATATTTTGAGGAAACTTGTCTATTGAGACAGCACCCATTATACTACTACATTTTAATGTGGGATTTATAATTACCTGCTCAAAAATTTACAGACCAAATTAGAGCTGGAAGTGGTCAGGCTGTAGAATATTTCTTCACAAATATTTGTCCcatggaatatatatatttatttattacatttctatactacaaATTCATACTTAAAATGTTGAAATAAGTTACAGGTTCAAATACTCACCATCGATTAATTCTTCTTTTAGTTTTGTTAATTCCTTTCTCATTTCCTCTAAAATATCCTATGGTACCAGAACAGACTTAAGTTAAAACTTTTGCCCAACAGAATTCAAAAGATGTCAAATATGAATAAAAGTTAACATGATTACTCTTtaactcaggggtggggaagctgttTTAGCACAACAGCCGATTTGGTTCTGGGCAACCATATCGGGGGCTACATGCCAGCAGTAGGTGGGGGCCACCCCTCGACTGATATGCAACCCAAGaccccattcacatacacacccacaccctgcttAACCTGCtgcaattaggcttttaaaaacttccaatgaataccttttttaaaaaaattgaggcttCTTAAAAGCCTGATTGCAGTGAGGAAGGTTAGCACTTCCTTCCCCAGATGCACCTCCCCCTGAAAATGCACCCATGCTGTAATTAGActtttaaaagcctcatgtgtCAACAATGGAGGGTTTTAAAAAGCCTCACTTGTCCTACAGAGGGACTGGCTTGTTTTCCTCCAGTTCCACTTTTTGAATTTGAGCtaaatcaagcaagcaagcaaaagaaaAGCTTTAAAGCCTTGTTATCACTTTATTCGCTTGCTAGAGCCAGGTCTAGTTGTCATAATGACCATAGCAATGCTTGCTCTTCGCAGTATTGGTATTTTTGGGAGCCCCCTTTTCATATGTGTTTTCCCAGTAATgcaggtttacaggggaggaagaACTCTGTGTCATGGGTTTTCATGCAGTCATGGAGTGAAAAGACATGAGGACACAGCGCCATAGCTTCTCTCTGATGCTGTCCACTCTTTGGAATATGCTCTCATTGCACTTGTGTCAGCATTTTGATGTCTGGTAAAGTATTTAGAATCATAGGAACTGGAAGGAACCTTCTGAGGACATCTAATCCAACCAATGAAGGGTGCAACTgtagcatccctgatagatggctttccagcttctgcttaaacACCTGCAGAAGGTGAGTCCGTCACCTCCCAAGGTGGCCTGCTCTATTTTCAAACAGCTCATACTattaggaagtttttcccaaAGTTTAACCAAAATCTGTTTCCCTGTAATTTTCACCTATTAGGTCTAGTCCTACCTTAAGGAACATTAGCTTTTGTTAATGCCTCATTTTGACTACTTCAATGCACTCTATTTCGGCCTGCCCTTGAAGAGTGATTGAAAACTACAGTGAGTGTAAAATGCAGCAGTTATATTGCTTTGCTAACCATAGGACTAGTGTAATATGATTAAGCAAgtgtttttttcattaaaaatatgtTGGCTGATGGCCAACTTGGATTGGGTTGTTTTAACCGTTGGTGCTTTCTATAGAATGCTTTAAGACTGCATAATTAATGGACCTGTGAGTTTAATAattttttcaaacttttttttgtAATTTACATTGTTTTTTATCATGTTGTACACTGCTAATTAAGGTGCTGCTTAGGTGACAAAGAATTaagtatagaaataaatgaaattatccaTAGAAGTATTCAAAGTGTGTAGCATAAGCAATATTAGTATTAGAGCCTGaagttctaaaagaaaatatttacctGTTTCAATCTGTCATAGTCTAGCCCTTCAGACTGAACTCCATTGGTATTGGGTTGCCCAGCGGATGCAGATTTTGGTCTATGAAGGAAAAATGGACATGGTTCAAGATACCTGTTCTACCACATGTTTTTCACCAACAATTCAACTTTTTAGAACAGCTATTGCCTACCAGAATTGTacaaacaaaaccacaaagtGATGGTAGTGGGGAAACCCAATTATTCTGATTCTTTCTTTAGTAATGATCAGACTGCTTCTATTGCAACTAGAAGCTTGCTTGCTCATACTGCAGAatatcggggggtgggggtgcggctAGCAGTATTGATCATGAAACATagaagctgctttttaaaaatttggagCAGTTTCTCTCTCACCTTACCACAGTATTAGGGCATCTACAGTATATGTTACCACCACTGATATCAAACAGTTTATCAGAAACTTTAGCAGGCCACAACTTACATCCAGAGAAATTGTTTATATATAGCGTTTTCCAGTGGTGAAATCAATTTTAGCTCCTGTCTTACTGATCTTTGCATTAAATAGCAACTGTTTACTACTTTGTTGCCACAATTTTCGATTTATAATGACCCCATCTGGCTGTAACAGTGGCTTTCAGCAGCAattcgtgggttaattaattaacccacaaatgaTGGGGATGCACTCTGGACACAAAGTACTTCCAGTTTCCAACAGCAACCTACGAATGTGGCATTTGTAGGTTGCTTCCGTGACATCCAAACTCTAGCACTTGGGGTTGCATGTGGGTTAAACAAACCCAAGATatcccaagaacaaaccatgggttaacttggAGTTTGTTGTTGGggtaactgctgggttgtttcgCCCCAAAACAACCCAGCGgcctgggttcggacatcacactCCACAACTATGAAGGAGCCAATCATGAATTATGGAGTAAAAGTGTAAGAGGTGGGCACACTGCACACTCTCTCCTGCTTGAGCATGACAACTGGTTGTTTAACTGATGGGTTGTTGCTATGTGCAAACAGTCCCCATAAGATGTTTCCTGATAAATTTCCAAATTTTCAATATCAGGACTCGAAGAAAAGGAAAAGCCATTTCTCCCTTTTATTTCCAGACCTTCACATATCCCACTGGATATAATGTATGacccaaaaacaaaaccttagaaGGATAAATCATCAACGGGctaaaaaagtattttaatccTTCCCTTCTCCAAGAATAGTGTAATACATTCCTCTatttaaatccataaaatacTAAACAGATTTGACTTAAAGTCTAAAAACCTTTATGTTATCCTATTCTAGTTATTTGTGGGAATTTAGTATATCCTTTGTAAGCAAGAGACAAATACCTTGAGATAATGGGTGACTTGCTTCCATTCATTGTATTTGTTCTTTCCCAAGGCTTTCTGGTTAGTTCTGAAAGCAATGAAATCACTGGATGTTAGAATTACATACACTGAGTGATGCTTTTGAATAAATGAACAAGCATATGAAGAGGATTATGTTTTATATGACCATGATGATTTTAGATGCCACAATAAAAtcttgttttattcaccatggttaaagccatggtttaatgtgtcttctgaacacagcccagctttctggcttaaccaccatggttaaagcaatggtttaaggtgtcttctgaatggggcctctgttGTCTACTGAGTGTTCATGCCTTATCCCAAATAATGTATTGCCATTTAAAGAGATGGCACTGAACTGAAGGACTGGAAGAAAGGAAGAGTTAAAAAGGGGGCCTATGCGTGTATAAGGCAAGGGATGACACCCACCGGGGTGGATGATTAGATGCAAATGGAAGCTTTAGTCCAGCTTCATGGACATGCAAAGCAGTGTGAAAGCCTACTAATGTTTTATAATTAAGATTTCaaatattaaattaatattttcaaaCTAAGGACTTTGATTGATACACATTTACAGTAAGTAAAAGCATCCAGGTAAAATTTATATTTTGCTTTCTCTAACCAGAAGTGGGGTCTGCATATAGACTCAAAATTGTTACTATCATACAGATTCTTAGAGAAGTTAAGTGAAGCTTAAAAAAACATATTGagtgaaaaaaaatgaaatttcagtGTAATTAGTTACCACAAATATGCTTCACATTAGGACACTGAGCACACATAATTTGGGTCAATTATGAGAACTTCACAATATACACAACTTACCAGGTGTGCTTGTTGAAGGAGGCTTAGAAGCTGAAGGCTCTGGTTCTTCCTATTTAAATGTTATTAAAACATACAGTAACTATACAATTCTGATCAAATTCACTCAAGACAGTCACAGGCACAAAATTTTCAGAAGCAACATGGAATTAACTGACCCAATATTTCAAGCTACTCTGATCAGATTTGGAACTAAAGTTGTATTTTCCATTATGGCATATCATAAACCTTATAAACTGGTCACATGTTTATATTATGCCAATTAATTTATCAActtacatttttttcttcttttggttcTGCTTCCGACGATCCCTTCTCAGCAATCCTTCTCCTTCAAGTAGGGACAAAAATGCACTCATTTACTTCTTGGCTAACACTCTTTGCTAATCACTCCTTCCTAATTTGAAAACTTTCTTCCATTGAAGAATTGAAGAGCCATGAATAAACAAATGGCACTCAACATTCAACTGTAAGCATTTAGTAATCAAGAATATCAAGCAAATCTATTAATTACAAACAACGCAAAGTGCTGTTGCAAATGTAGAGGCTCTGGGGaacttttatggttttttttacatACGTAGAAAACATTGTGTACATTGAAAATGTGCTTACATCATGCGAGTGTCATACAGATACACATGCCAGGGAACTAACAAACAGCACCATTTCTTATTcactatgtgaaccgcccagagagcttcggcttttgagcggtataaaaatgcaataaataataataataacaacagcaacaacaacggtgGGAAATGCACACTTGTTAAACACATAAGTAGTTTAAGATCTGAATCTCCTACAAAGcctatgtaaaaataaaattattgtcTTACCTTCTTGCCAGCAGTGCACTCATTTCTTCCATTAACCCACTTCCTCCAAGGGGAAGTGGCCCATTTCCACGACCAGTATCTGTTTTAGGTGAAGCAGAGCTGGTTCCTCCACTTGGACTAGAAGACTCTTCATTCTATAATTAGAAATGTACAAAGGTAATGAAATGTGGAAATTGACTGAGGGAACCATATTCATGCAGGGCAGCAAATCATGTATTGTGTCTGAATAGCCTAGGAACAATTCAAAGTACTTGAATAATCATCCTAAATTTGCCCCAGAAAAAGCGTAACCATAGACTGATATTGGGCTGCATCTGAATATTAGATTACAGTTAATTCTTATGTATAGGCATTTTGAAGATACTTTGATCACTATTCCAGGCATTCCTTACAACAACAAACCTGAGCAGATGAAGGCTAATTAAAAAGTTAAATGAAGATTAAAAAACTGACATTGTACTTACCCGTGATACTTTTCTGAGTTTGGCTCCAGCAAGAGCAGCTGCGAGTCCTGTTAGGGGACGGTGGTCTTCAAACATCAATCCCATGGAAAAACcagtggtggggagaggagggggagggggaggaggaggaacctgattaggaagggggggaggaggcggAGGTGGGGGAGGCCCTGATGGTggaagaggaggtggtggaggtggcccaggaggaggagggactgcTGGTGGGGACTGGACCGGGCCAGGTGGAAgaggtggtgggggtggaggtgcaGGTGGTCCTTGAATAACacctaattaaaaaacaaacaaacatgcacacaaaaaccaAATGCAAAAATTATGATATGAAATGAACACTGTCAGGAAATCAATTCTATACTACTTTAAAGAAAAACTACATGGATTTCTATTTCAAGAGAAAATTTGCCTCAATATGATTTCAGAAAAATAATCTCCAGTTTTAATACACTTTCTTCAAGGAGTAATGAACGAACAAGACAGCTTGAAGAAAAGTAAGTCTGAAAAGTTCTAAAAAGAAAACAGCATTGCTGAAAACAAAATTCATTCCAACTGTTAGAAAAGTTTGGTACTGGCAAGCCGGTACACTGCATACCAAGAAAATGCCAAAACCCAACTGTATCCCACTTACAGTTGTATCCCAACTGTAAGCCTAAAATTCACATCCATTTTTATCAGGTCCTCAATTCCACCAATTTAGGAAAGTTTTAAgtagaaaagaacaagaacatacAGTTGCATCTCATGCCtgtgcatttttcagatgtaTTAATAAAGCAAACATTAGTGAGTTagaaattttaaaatgctgatgGAACAAGTAGTTTTCCCCACAGCCTGGATAATGCAAAAAGTGCTATGTgtgttatgtttttgtttttaaagcacgtATAATGGTTGCTCATGACCACAGACATGGTTGTGCCTATAAATGTAGGCTCAATTCCAACTATAGTGGTGGAACACCACAAGTCAAGAAGGAGTTGCCTACTCTGGAACCATGACTTATCTGAAACTTATCAAGAAACTCCCTTATACATTTATCTCTAACTTAGAGAAAGATGATAAGGATCAGCTGAATTTCTTACAAACCTTATTTACAACACATTAGATAAGTCGGACCCCTAGAAGTTTCAGCTAAACATATTAAACAAGTGGAACAGCAGAAACTTATATTTGGATACAAATACACattgaattaaaatattttaccATGGAAATATAGCATCGTAACAAAAAAATATCAGCAAGGCATTCTGAATATTTTATAGAGGAATATTAAACTGATAAAAGCCTGATTCATAATCAAAATTTTCCATTTAACTTAGAGTTTACAACCATACTTATTTCCAATGAGCGCCCCCGcacatgaaaacaacaacatcaacaaccctCTAGCAAAACTCATTCAGCAAATAGGCAAACTGTtcttgctaaataaataaatctgagtaTACACTGTTAAATTTGACTGGAAAACACCTCTAACAGCATCTTGTCAAACGTTTGTTGGGGATATTATGATCACTGCAGCTTTCAAACTGTTAATTCTTCAGGATAAATCAAGTTTCAGATGCAAATTAGTTTTGAGTGCATTCCTGATTAGTTAATTAGTAGCAATAACAGAAACCTTACCCTGCTGGGACGGAGATTCAACCGGCTGAGAGGCTGTCTGCAAGACTGGCTCAGAAGCAGAGGAGTCTCCCAGCACAGAGTTTAGAGAGTTCTCAACAGAGGCAGGGGGAGCtgcagagggagaagggagaacaCTAGGCTTGGATGAGGGAGCCGAGGCATTAGGGGAGCTTGGAGAAGAAGCTTGAGGTCCAGAGAACGAGAGAGGCTGAAAGGAAGCTGGTGGCGGCGGCGTTGGACCCGAGGTAGGCGGCGAAGGAACTGGATAATTTGCCAATTCCGGAAGACCATTAGGCGCAGTAGGAGATGGTGTCATTTGGGATAATTGAGCAGTAACAGGAATTGGGAGAACAGGCTTTGGGCCAGTGGCTTTGCCTGGGGGGCTGCTAATCAttacaggaggagaaggaggaagaggtgcaAAACTAGAAGCAGACCAAGTAGTGGACTTGGTACTTGGGGGCAAAGATGCAGGGGGGTTCACAGGGGAAGGTGGTCGAGAATTTTTGTTTACTGGACGAGGAACTGTGGCATAATGGGGAAGAACAGGGTGAAAGGCTGAGCCCAAAGATGTAGCAAAACGTGATGCAGAGTGTCTAAGTGGTGGTGTAGGGGGAGAGGAAACTGACTGTGCAGAAGTCACTATAGCATAATCCGGAGTAGAGTCTAACATTGCTTTAGCATATGAAGGAGGTGGTGCTGAAGGAGGCTGGCAACTGGAGTATTCAGGAAGTGAAGTACTATACTGGGAGTTGTCGTAAGATGGAGCTGGACAGAAGatggaaagcagcagcaaaggcaggataaaagaggagagagagagagagagaaaaagggagcTAATGAAGCAACAAAACCAGCATTCAAACAAAATTTATAAACGTAGACTATAGTTAGTACCAGAGGATTAGGCACAAGTAAATTACTGTTAGAATTTATACACTATCAACAGAAGCTTCCAACTTTGCCATATATATTTGTGCCAATATTTCAATTTACAAGCACATTCTGGAAATGAAAAAACTCCACTACAGAATAAGCTCTCAAAAGGTAATCAGCAAAATCAATTGGCTAGAATCATGTGTA
This sequence is a window from Elgaria multicarinata webbii isolate HBS135686 ecotype San Diego chromosome 4, rElgMul1.1.pri, whole genome shotgun sequence. Protein-coding genes within it:
- the ENAH gene encoding protein enabled homolog isoform X1: MSEQSICQARAAVMVYDDANKKWVPAGGSTGFSRVHIYHHTGNNTFRVVGRKIQDHQVVINCAIPKGLKYNQATQTFHQWRDARQVYGLNFGSKEDANVFASAMMHALEVLNSQDSGPTLPRQNAQLPPQVQNGPSQEDLEIQRRQLQEQQRQKELEKERLERDRMERERLERERLDRERLERERLEKERLERERLEQEQLERERQERERQERLERERQERERLEWERQERERQDQLGREQLEWERERTLSSAAPSYDNSQYSTSLPEYSSCQPPSAPPPSYAKAMLDSTPDYAIVTSAQSVSSPPTPPLRHSASRFATSLGSAFHPVLPHYATVPRPVNKNSRPPSPVNPPASLPPSTKSTTWSASSFAPLPPSPPVMISSPPGKATGPKPVLPIPVTAQLSQMTPSPTAPNGLPELANYPVPSPPTSGPTPPPPASFQPLSFSGPQASSPSSPNASAPSSKPSVLPSPSAAPPASVENSLNSVLGDSSASEPVLQTASQPVESPSQQGVIQGPPAPPPPPPLPPGPVQSPPAVPPPPGPPPPPPLPPSGPPPPPPPPPLPNQVPPPPPPPPLPTTGFSMGLMFEDHRPLTGLAAALAGAKLRKVSRNEESSSPSGGTSSASPKTDTGRGNGPLPLGGSGLMEEMSALLARRRRIAEKGSSEAEPKEEKNEEPEPSASKPPSTSTPELTRKPWERTNTMNGSKSPIISRPKSASAGQPNTNGVQSEGLDYDRLKQDILEEMRKELTKLKEELIDAIRQELGKSNTA
- the ENAH gene encoding protein enabled homolog isoform X4, which translates into the protein MSEQSICQARAAVMVYDDANKKWVPAGGSTGFSRVHIYHHTGNNTFRVVGRKIQDHQVVINCAIPKGLKYNQATQTFHQWRDARQVYGLNFGSKEDANVFASAMMHALEVLNSQDSGPTLPRQNAQLPPQVQNGPSQEDLEIQRRQLQEQQRQKELEKERLERDRMERERLERERLDRERLERERLEKERLERERLEQEQLERERQERERQERLERERQERERLEWERQERERQDQLGREQLEWERERTLSSAGVIQGPPAPPPPPPLPPGPVQSPPAVPPPPGPPPPPPLPPSGPPPPPPPPPLPNQVPPPPPPPPLPTTGFSMGLMFEDHRPLTGLAAALAGAKLRKVSRNEESSSPSGGTSSASPKTDTGRGNGPLPLGGSGLMEEMSALLARRRRIAEKGSSEAEPKEEKNEEPEPSASKPPSTSTPELTRKPWERTNTMNGSKSPIISRPKSASAGQPNTNGVQSEGLDYDRLKQDILEEMRKELTKLKEELIDAIRQELGKSNTA
- the ENAH gene encoding protein enabled homolog isoform X3, whose product is MSEQSICQARAAVMVYDDANKKWVPAGGSTGFSRVHIYHHTGNNTFRVVGRKIQDHQVVINCAIPKGLKYNQATQTFHQWRDARQVYGLNFGSKEDANVFASAMMHALEVLNSQDSGPTLPRQNAQLPPQVQNGPSQEDLEIQRRQLQEQQRQKELEKERLERDRMERERLERERLDRERLERERLEKERLERERLEQEQLERERQERERQERLERERQERERLEWERQERERQDQLGREQLEWERERTLSSAAPPASVENSLNSVLGDSSASEPVLQTASQPVESPSQQGVIQGPPAPPPPPPLPPGPVQSPPAVPPPPGPPPPPPLPPSGPPPPPPPPPLPNQVPPPPPPPPLPTTGFSMGLMFEDHRPLTGLAAALAGAKLRKVSRNEESSSPSGGTSSASPKTDTGRGNGPLPLGGSGLMEEMSALLARRRRIAEKGSSEAEPKEEKNEEPEPSASKPPSTSTPELTRKPWERTNTMNGSKSPIISRPKSASAGQPNTNGVQSEGLDYDRLKQDILEEMRKELTKLKEELIDAIRQELGKSNTA
- the ENAH gene encoding protein enabled homolog isoform X2; its protein translation is MPMRIKRRTVRISLQTTETMKVYRPPLILQRYNGPKVDRLLLQLQEQQRQKELEKERLERDRMERERLERERLDRERLERERLEKERLERERLEQEQLERERQERERQERLERERQERERLEWERQERERQDQLGREQLEWERERTLSSAAPSYDNSQYSTSLPEYSSCQPPSAPPPSYAKAMLDSTPDYAIVTSAQSVSSPPTPPLRHSASRFATSLGSAFHPVLPHYATVPRPVNKNSRPPSPVNPPASLPPSTKSTTWSASSFAPLPPSPPVMISSPPGKATGPKPVLPIPVTAQLSQMTPSPTAPNGLPELANYPVPSPPTSGPTPPPPASFQPLSFSGPQASSPSSPNASAPSSKPSVLPSPSAAPPASVENSLNSVLGDSSASEPVLQTASQPVESPSQQGVIQGPPAPPPPPPLPPGPVQSPPAVPPPPGPPPPPPLPPSGPPPPPPPPPLPNQVPPPPPPPPLPTTGFSMGLMFEDHRPLTGLAAALAGAKLRKVSRNEESSSPSGGTSSASPKTDTGRGNGPLPLGGSGLMEEMSALLARRRRIAEKGSSEAEPKEEKNEEPEPSASKPPSTSTPELTRKPWERTNTMNGSKSPIISRPKSASAGQPNTNGVQSEGLDYDRLKQDILEEMRKELTKLKEELIDAIRQELGKSNTA